The Streptomyces sp. YIM 121038 sequence CCTCAACACCCTGGCAGGACTCCTCGTCCACGCCACCACACACGGCGCGACCCTCACAACAGAGATCAAACCAACGCGTTGATTCTTTACGGGCCCCAACAAACGCGGGTGGGTGGGCAATCAAGGGGCCGTGCCCGCGCCGTTCGGCGCGGGCACGGCCCCCCGATGCGGGTCAGGCGTCCTTGCTGACCACGACTAGCTTCTGGTTGACGAACTCCTTGATGCCCAGGTCGCCGAGTTCACGCCCGTAGCCGGAGCGCTTGATGCCGCCGAAGGGCAGTTCGGGCACCGACTCGTGCATGGTGTTGATGAAGACCATGCCGGTATGAATGCGGGAGGCCAGGCGCTTGGCCCGGTCGGTGTCGCCGCTGAAGACGGTTCCGCCGAGGCCGTAGTGGGAGTCGTTAGCCAGGGCAACGGCCGCATCGTCGTCGGGGACGACGTAGACCTGGGCCACGGGGCCGAAGAACTCCTCGTAGTAGGCCGGGTTGTCGCGGTCGATGCCGGTCAGGACAGTGGGCTGGAAGAAATTGCCCGGGTGCTCAATCGGCTCGTTGCCGTAGTGCAGCGTCGCTCCGTTCTTGAGCGCCCGCTCCACCTGCTCGGCCAGGTCGTCGCGGGCCGTCTCGGACGCCAGAGGTGCCAGGGTGGTCGACTCGTCCAGCGGATCGCCGATCTCGACGGCCTTGAAGCGTTCGGTGACCGCCGCCAGGAAGTCCTCCGCAACGTGCTCGTGCACGATGTACCGCTTGGCGGAGGTGCACACCTGCCCGGAGTTGAACAGGCGCGCCTGGGTGGCCACTGCCGCGGCTTGGGCCACGTCACAGTCGTCCAGGACCACGAACACGTCGTTGCCGCCCAGTTCCATGGTCGACTTCTTCAGGTACTTCGCCGCCTGGGCGGCCACCGCGCTGCCAGCCCGCTCCGAACCGGTCAGTGCCACGCCCTGCACCCGGTCGTCGGCGATCAGGTCAGCGACCTGTCCGGACGAGATGAACAGGTTGGTGTAGGCGCCGGTCGGCGCCCCGGCCTCGGTGACCAGCTGCTCGAACGCCTCGGCGCACTGCGGCACGATGCAGGCGTGCTTGACCAGCACAGGGTTGCCCACCGCCATGGCCGGGGCCATCACCCGGATCAGCTGGTACAGCGGAAAGTTCCACGGTTCCACTGCGACCAGTACGCCCACCGGGTGGGGCTGCACCCAGGCGTCCCCCAGCTGGGTGCGGTAGGGGACCGGGGCAAGGAACTCCTTCGCGTTCTCGGCGTAGTAGTGCGCGATGTCCGCACATACACGCACCTCGGCTCGGCTCTGCTCGATCAGCTTGCCCATCTCGGTGCTGATGATCCGGGCAAGGTCCTCGGCGCGCTCAGCGAGCAGGTCACCCAGCCGACGCAGCACCTCAAGCCGCGGGCCGATGTCGCCTTGCGCCCACGCGGAGTGGAACAGTGCATCGGCCCTTGCCAGGGCCTGCTGGGCCTGCTCGTCGGTGTGCTGCCGGTACTGCTTGACCACTTCGTTGGTGAACGGGTTCACGCTCTGGTAGGCCATGATGCGCTGCCTTCGCTGATGTCGTTCTTCACCGCTGGAGGCGCCGGTGACTACGGCGACGCGGCCTGCGAGCGGGTTGTTCCGGGGAACAGCTGACATGAGGGATCTCCTCGGGGATCGAAGGGGAAACGGGCGAAGAACCGGCGAGCACCGCCGTCGGTGTGGACATTCACCGGTCGCCCTGTGTCCGTGCCCCACTAGCCTGACATCGCCGCCAGACCCGCAAGGGGCCTGGAGAACGCCCTGCTGAACCTAGGTCCAGCAGGGCCACCCTCAAGCAGCCGGGCGTGGCGCTCACGGGGGACACCGGCCTCATGGACCGCAACATCGAGCTCGGGGAATTCCTCCGCGCCCGCCGCGCCCGCCTGGCCCTTGGAGGAGCTACAGGTCGGCGATCCGTCGCATGGACAAGCCGGGTAGGTAGACACCTTGCAGCTCGCATCTCGGGCGACCGCGAGCGGGAGGGCTCCGATGGAGGCGGGCTGGTCCACGATCACCAGCACGGTGGCGAACTTCGCGGCCAGTTTGTCGAAGATGGCCCGCAGGGGCCCTGCCCCTGCGTCCTGGACACCGTAGACACTGGATCTTGAGGATCTGGGAGAACGGAGTCCCTGTGGGGATGAAGCACTATCCGCCGGAGTTCTAGGCGGACGTGGTCGCGCTGTACCGCTCACGGCCGTGAGCCACGATCAAGTCGGTCGCTGCTGTTCTGGGGGTCAACATCGAGACGCTCAGGAACTGGATACGGGCCGCCGACGGGCGGCGCGCGGGCTCGCACTCGGCCACCCAGCCATCCGCGCCGGCTCCCGATTCGGCGGAGGTGACTGCCTTGCGCAAGCGGGTGCGTGAACTCGAGGAAGAGCGGGACATCCTGCGTAAGGCGGCACGGTATTTCGCGACGGAGACGCGCTGGTGAACCGCTTCCAGTTCGTTGGAGATCACCAGCGCCGTCACGGCGTGAAGCGGCTGTGCACCGTCTTGGCCATCGCCCGCTCGAGCTTCTGCTACTGGCGCAAGACCGCTGCCGACCGAGCCGCCCGCCAGGCGGCCGACGCGGAACTCGCCGCCCGGATACGCGCCGTTCACCGGGAATCGGACGGCACCTACGGCGTCCCGAGGATCACCACCGAACTCCGCGAGGACGGCGAGCACGTCAACCACAAGCGCATCGCGCGCGTCATGCGCACGATCGGCCTGGCCGGCGTCCGCCTGCGCCGCCGCCACCGCACCACCGTCCCGGACCCGGCCGCCGCGAAGGCCCCGGACCGGATCAGCCGCGACTTCACCGCCGGGGAAGTCAACACCAAGTACGTCGGCGACATCACATACGTGAGCGTCGGCGGCGGGAAGTTCTGCTATCTCGCGACCGTGATCGGCCTGGCATCACGGCGCCTGCGGGCTGGGCCCTGGCCGACCACATGCGCACCGAGCTCGTCATCGATGCCCTGGCGGCAGCCGAGCGGACCCGGGGCAGCCTCAAGGGCGCCATCATGCACAGTGATGATTGCGGAGCATCACCGCGGGCCTGACCCGATCATGCACTGACGCTCCGGCTGTCCTGTCTGTGAAGCGTCGGCCCGCGATGATGTGGTTGGCATCGTCTCGGAGGGCCTGACCCCATCACCCACCGACGCCTTTGGGCTGTCCGGCTCGTGAATTGTCGGTCCTCCGAAGCGATGCCGCAGTGCGCGTGGCCGGCCAGGCGTTCGTGACCTAATAGGAGCCTGACCAGAGGTCCCATCACTGTGCTGTCCGTCTGCCCGACCGGCCCGTGCCATCCCCCAGAGCGCGTTTCGGAAGGACAGCACCACCAGCATGGCAGTACACGAGATAGCCGTGATCAGCGGCATCGACACCCACACCGACTTCCACCAGGCCGCGGTCATCGACACGGTCGGCCGGCACCTGGCCACCGAGCAGTTCGAGACCACCGACGACGGCTACATGCAGCTGCTGGAATGGCTCGCCTCCCACGGCGAGATCCTGGCCGTGGGGATGGAAGGCACCGGCTCCTACGGCGCCGAGCTCGCCCGCTTCCTGCGCGGAACGGTCTCACCGTCATCGAAGCCGACCGCCCCGACCGCAAGGCTCGACGCGCCAACGGCAAGTCCGACCCCGTCGACGCCTACGCCGCCGCCGTCTTGTCCGGCCGTGCCACCGGAACCCCCAAGACCCGCGACGGGATCGTGGAAGCCATCCGCGTCCTGCGCGTGGTCCGCAACTCCGCCGTCAAGGCCCGCACCCAGGTCATCAACCAGATCCGCACCCTGATGGTCAGCGCCACCAGCGAGGTCCGCGACAAGCTCCGAGGCCTGCCCACCAAGGCCCTGATCGACACCCTCGCCCGCTCCCGCCCCACCGGCAGCCCCGATGACCCGGCCTACACGGTCAAGGTCGCCTTGCACAGGCTCGCCCGCCGCTACCAGGTACTCGACGACGAGATCCGGGACGCCGAGGCCGAGACCGGACCGCTCGTGACACAGGCCGCCCCCAGGCTCGTCGCCCTGCCCGGCGTCGGCCCCGAGACCGCCGGCCAGCTTCTGGAGACCGCGGGCGACAACCCCGAACACCTCCGTTCCGAAGCGTCCTTCGCGCACCTCTGCGCGGCCTCGCCCATCTCCGCGTCCTCCGGCCGCACCCACCGTCACCGACTCAATCGCGGCGGAGACCGCCAGGCCAACAAGGCCCTGCACACCATCGTCCTGGTCCGTATGAAGTACGACCCGCGCACCCAGCAATACGTCTCCCGGCGCACCGCCGAAGGCATGTCCAAGATGGAGATCATCCGGTGCCTGAAACGCTTCGTCGCCCGCGAGATCTACCGCCTGCTTCCACACCCACAGATCACCTCCGAACAGCTCTGCCCCACGACTTGACGATCTATAGGAGCGTCACGGATCACGGGGCCCTATACACGAGTAGGGCGTTCACCGACGCCTGCCACCGCGCGGGCGTGCTCCAGAGCATGAGCGCCGTGGGCAGCCCGGCGGACAACGCCGCCGCGGAGAGCTTCAACGCCAGCTTTTACCTTGTGATTTATGGTGTGGCGTCGAACGCGACTCGAACTTGATCAGTGTTTTCGCAGTTCAGCGGACGCGAAGGCGGCCTTCGTCTGATCCTGTGCTCCGTCACAGAGGCAGAGGAACAGCACGAAGGCCGTGGTTGTGAGTCTGGAGCATCAGGATGTCCTGCGGGATGCGTTCGCGGAAGTGTCACGCTTCAGGACGGAGTTGTACGCATCTCTGACCGCGCGGGGCGACGCCATGTTCGAGTTGTGTGATGCGTTGTTGTGCACGGACGGGCCAGTGCGGACGCTGGTCGATCTCGCACTCGCACCGGAACACCGCCGCGGGCACGGCGCCCTTTACGGTGGCCTGAACCAGGGGCGGATCGATGTCGCCCGATTGCGTCGCGCGCTGGCCGGGATGCCGCTGCCGAAGGCGGCGGACGGCCGGATCG is a genomic window containing:
- a CDS encoding NAD-dependent succinate-semialdehyde dehydrogenase, which gives rise to MAYQSVNPFTNEVVKQYRQHTDEQAQQALARADALFHSAWAQGDIGPRLEVLRRLGDLLAERAEDLARIISTEMGKLIEQSRAEVRVCADIAHYYAENAKEFLAPVPYRTQLGDAWVQPHPVGVLVAVEPWNFPLYQLIRVMAPAMAVGNPVLVKHACIVPQCAEAFEQLVTEAGAPTGAYTNLFISSGQVADLIADDRVQGVALTGSERAGSAVAAQAAKYLKKSTMELGGNDVFVVLDDCDVAQAAAVATQARLFNSGQVCTSAKRYIVHEHVAEDFLAAVTERFKAVEIGDPLDESTTLAPLASETARDDLAEQVERALKNGATLHYGNEPIEHPGNFFQPTVLTGIDRDNPAYYEEFFGPVAQVYVVPDDDAAVALANDSHYGLGGTVFSGDTDRAKRLASRIHTGMVFINTMHESVPELPFGGIKRSGYGRELGDLGIKEFVNQKLVVVSKDA
- a CDS encoding IS3 family transposase, giving the protein MNRFQFVGDHQRRHGVKRLCTVLAIARSSFCYWRKTAADRAARQAADAELAARIRAVHRESDGTYGVPRITTELREDGEHVNHKRIARVMRTIGLAGVRLRRRHRTTVPDPAAAKAPDRISRDFTAGEVNTKYVGDITYVSVGGGKFCYLATVIGLASRRLRAGPWPTTCAPSSSSMPWRQPSGPGAASRAPSCTVMIAEHHRGPDPIMH